The following are from one region of the Clostridia bacterium genome:
- the gcvPA gene encoding aminomethyl-transferring glycine dehydrogenase subunit GcvPA yields the protein MHRYMPNTESDEKLMLDSIGAKSVEDLFIDIPKELRLGRKLNIQSALSELELSSHMKSLSVSNKSTDDLVCFLGAGAYDHYIPSIVRHLAMRSEFYTAYTPYQPEISQGTLQIIFEYQTMICSLTGMDVTNASMYDGATACVEAAMMAVEQARQSSIIVSKTVHPEVRKVLKSYMRFRDVNVIEVDMADGVTDVEKLKTLAAAGTAGVIVQNPNFFGIIEDLTEVEKITHENKAVLIDYVDPISLGILKSPAESGVDIVVGEGQSLGNTMSFGGPYLGFLATTSKLMRKMPGRIVGQSEDVDGKRAFVLTLQAREQHIRRYKATSNICSNQGLNALMATIYMTTLGKEGIKEVAEQSAKKAHYAMKQLTKNGKFKPMFNKPFFKEFAVVGEASGSKVNNELLNQNILGGFELDKEYPELKNGLLLCVTEKRTKEQIDKLAQAMEVVR from the coding sequence ATGCATAGGTATATGCCAAATACCGAATCTGATGAAAAGCTGATGCTTGATAGCATCGGAGCAAAGTCAGTTGAAGATTTATTCATAGATATACCAAAGGAACTCCGTCTTGGGAGAAAGCTTAATATCCAAAGCGCTCTTTCAGAGTTGGAGCTTTCCAGCCATATGAAGAGCCTCAGTGTTTCAAATAAAAGTACTGACGATTTAGTCTGCTTCCTTGGAGCAGGCGCATATGACCACTATATTCCTTCTATTGTAAGACACCTGGCAATGAGATCAGAGTTTTATACTGCATATACTCCCTATCAACCGGAAATAAGCCAGGGTACCCTACAAATCATTTTTGAGTATCAGACAATGATTTGCAGCCTGACCGGCATGGATGTCACCAATGCCTCAATGTATGACGGAGCAACTGCCTGTGTTGAAGCCGCTATGATGGCAGTAGAGCAGGCAAGGCAAAGTTCAATAATTGTATCAAAAACAGTACATCCGGAAGTCAGAAAGGTACTGAAGAGCTACATGAGATTCCGTGATGTAAATGTTATTGAAGTTGATATGGCAGACGGTGTGACTGATGTTGAAAAGCTGAAGACTCTTGCAGCTGCAGGTACCGCCGGTGTTATTGTACAGAACCCCAACTTCTTCGGAATAATTGAGGATTTGACAGAAGTTGAAAAGATAACCCATGAAAACAAAGCAGTGCTAATAGATTATGTAGACCCTATCTCTCTGGGAATACTGAAAAGTCCCGCAGAGTCAGGAGTGGACATAGTCGTTGGCGAAGGGCAGTCCCTGGGTAACACCATGAGCTTTGGAGGACCTTACTTGGGATTCCTCGCCACCACCTCCAAGCTGATGAGAAAGATGCCTGGAAGAATTGTAGGCCAATCTGAAGATGTTGATGGCAAAAGAGCTTTCGTACTGACGCTGCAGGCTAGAGAGCAGCATATCCGCAGGTACAAGGCAACCTCGAACATCTGCTCCAATCAAGGACTTAATGCTCTTATGGCTACAATTTATATGACTACCTTAGGCAAGGAAGGCATTAAGGAGGTAGCAGAGCAAAGCGCAAAGAAAGCGCACTACGCAATGAAGCAGCTTACGAAAAACGGGAAATTCAAGCCGATGTTTAATAAGCCTTTCTTCAAGGAATTCGCGGTAGTTGGCGAAGCTTCCGGCAGCAAGGTTAATAATGAGCTACTGAACCAGAACATCCTTGGAGGCTTTGAGCTGGATAAGGAATATCCTGAACTAAAGAACGGATTACTTCTATGTGTTACTGAAAAGAGGACAAAAGAACAGATTGACAAGCTAGCCCAGGCAATGGAGGTAGTAAGATGA
- the gcvH gene encoding glycine cleavage system protein GcvH encodes METKSGLLYSNDHEWVRIEGEKAYVGITDYAQHALGEIVYVELPAVGDQINAGDVFGVIESVKAASDSYLPISGKVLEVNEALSDSPQLINEDPYGNWIVIVELTDKASINTLMNEQEYKEFCSKEA; translated from the coding sequence ATGGAAACAAAATCAGGATTGCTTTATTCAAATGATCACGAATGGGTTAGAATCGAAGGGGAAAAAGCCTATGTAGGAATTACAGATTACGCACAACACGCTTTAGGTGAAATCGTTTATGTAGAATTACCAGCAGTAGGTGACCAAATCAATGCCGGAGACGTTTTCGGAGTTATCGAATCCGTAAAAGCAGCTTCTGACTCATACCTCCCGATTTCCGGTAAAGTACTTGAGGTAAATGAAGCGTTATCAGATTCACCACAGCTTATAAATGAGGATCCATATGGAAACTGGATTGTAATAGTAGAATTAACAGACAAAGCTAGTATCAATACCCTCATGAACGAGCAGGAGTACAAGGAATTCTGCAGTAAGGAGGCATAA
- the gcvT gene encoding glycine cleavage system aminomethyltransferase GcvT, which yields MSDPKKTALYNAHGKYGGKVIDFAGWALPVQYEGLTAEHEAVRNTAGLFDVSHMGEVEVRGSQATDFVQNLVTNDVSVMNETQVIYGMMCYPSGGIVDDLLVYKHTNDFYLLVINASNVDKDFQWMKDNVGNYDVELKNISPDVSEVALQGPKAQEILQELTDTDLNEIAFFYFKTNVKIAGRNCLVSRTGYTGEDGFEIYMKHEDAEQVWDRILEAGKNKGAMPTGLGCRDTLRFEANLPLYGNELSPEITPLEAGFGNFVKLNKPNFIGKDALVKQKSEGLKRKIVGFEMEGPGIARHGYDVLSNGKVIGFVTTGYNSPTVKKSIGLAMVDIEYAVLGGPLEIQIRKNAVKAKIISRKFYSKNYKM from the coding sequence ATGAGTGACCCAAAAAAGACAGCCCTTTACAATGCCCACGGAAAATACGGTGGAAAAGTCATCGATTTTGCAGGATGGGCCCTGCCGGTGCAGTATGAAGGCCTTACAGCAGAACATGAAGCTGTAAGAAACACTGCAGGACTTTTCGACGTATCCCATATGGGTGAAGTTGAAGTCAGGGGAAGCCAGGCAACAGATTTTGTCCAGAATCTGGTCACCAATGATGTGTCAGTAATGAATGAAACCCAAGTTATTTACGGCATGATGTGCTACCCTAGCGGAGGTATTGTTGACGATCTTCTGGTCTATAAGCATACTAATGATTTTTATTTGCTTGTAATCAATGCCAGCAACGTTGATAAGGACTTCCAATGGATGAAGGACAATGTAGGAAACTATGATGTTGAGCTTAAGAACATTTCCCCAGACGTATCGGAAGTTGCTCTGCAAGGACCAAAAGCACAGGAAATACTGCAGGAGCTCACTGATACAGACCTCAATGAAATTGCTTTCTTCTACTTCAAAACTAATGTTAAAATAGCAGGCAGGAACTGTCTGGTATCCCGTACCGGCTACACCGGAGAAGACGGCTTTGAAATCTATATGAAGCATGAAGATGCTGAACAGGTATGGGATAGAATACTTGAAGCAGGTAAAAATAAGGGCGCAATGCCAACAGGACTTGGTTGCAGGGATACACTCAGATTCGAAGCCAATCTGCCCCTTTATGGAAATGAGCTTTCACCAGAAATCACACCTTTGGAAGCAGGCTTCGGCAACTTTGTAAAGCTCAACAAGCCTAATTTCATAGGTAAAGATGCACTTGTAAAACAAAAATCAGAAGGCTTGAAGAGAAAGATAGTTGGATTTGAGATGGAAGGCCCTGGAATAGCGAGACATGGATATGATGTATTATCCAATGGCAAGGTTATTGGCTTTGTGACAACCGGTTACAACTCTCCCACAGTAAAGAAGTCTATCGGTCTGGCAATGGTTGATATCGAATATGCTGTGCTTGGTGGCCCATTAGAAATTCAGATAAGAAAAAATGCAGTGAAGGCCAAGATTATAAGCAGGAAATTCTATAGTAAGAACTACAAAATGTAA
- a CDS encoding GNAT family N-acetyltransferase has protein sequence MIKRLDTKDSKIAEQIVDLQKRSYIMEAELIDFYDIPPLKDTIDTIIQCDEVFYGYYEDEVLAGLISYKLEEGLLDIYRVAVHPEYFRKGIARQMIEFIEDMNKGIERIIVSTGLKNQPAVSLYLKLGFRKLDEAEVEEDIYIVTFEKEGVRPGTNLNFW, from the coding sequence GTGATAAAGCGATTAGATACCAAGGATAGCAAAATAGCAGAACAAATAGTAGATTTGCAGAAAAGGTCATATATAATGGAGGCAGAGCTCATTGACTTTTATGATATTCCTCCCTTGAAGGATACTATAGACACAATAATTCAGTGCGATGAAGTTTTCTACGGCTATTATGAGGATGAAGTGCTGGCAGGTTTGATCTCGTATAAGCTGGAGGAAGGCTTGCTGGACATCTATAGAGTTGCAGTACACCCGGAGTATTTCAGAAAAGGCATAGCCAGACAAATGATAGAGTTCATTGAGGATATGAATAAGGGAATAGAAAGGATAATTGTCTCCACCGGATTGAAGAACCAGCCGGCTGTGAGCTTATACTTAAAGCTGGGCTTCAGGAAATTAGATGAAGCTGAAGTTGAGGAAGATATTTATATAGTTACTTTTGAAAAAGAAGGAGTAAGGCCTGGCACAAACTTGAATTTCTGGTAG
- a CDS encoding L-lactate dehydrogenase: MADKAGKVTIVGAGTIGPTVAYALMLKELVSEIVLVNRDATKGAAKASDLSHCGPLAGGIKVRYGGFEATEDSEIVVITVGAMADKNGTRMDVLKNNINIFKEIIPEVAKYSPKAVIIIVTNPLDAMTYVAYKLSGFPPERVIGSGTLLDTMRFRHIISSKLGIDSSTIEAEVIGEHGDSMIPLWSRVKVGGTPLEDYLDMKGLLISAEDKMEIAKETERAGWNIRLGNVHSCYGIALSAVKIIECILGFSEDIVSVSTMLRGEYGLSDVFLSVPVQLGKRGIEKVNILDLSEDEKELLVKSAKILTSYIREADSMF, encoded by the coding sequence GTGGCAGATAAAGCAGGTAAAGTTACTATAGTCGGAGCCGGTACTATAGGTCCGACGGTAGCATATGCCCTCATGCTTAAAGAGTTGGTATCGGAAATCGTATTGGTGAACAGAGATGCGACAAAAGGTGCGGCAAAGGCCTCAGACCTATCCCACTGCGGACCCCTTGCAGGAGGTATCAAAGTAAGATATGGGGGCTTTGAGGCGACCGAGGATTCGGAAATTGTTGTTATAACTGTGGGAGCGATGGCAGACAAGAATGGAACCAGAATGGATGTGCTTAAAAATAATATAAATATATTTAAGGAAATTATTCCGGAGGTGGCAAAATACAGCCCCAAAGCGGTAATCATAATAGTGACAAATCCTCTGGATGCGATGACCTATGTGGCATATAAACTCTCTGGTTTTCCACCTGAAAGGGTTATCGGCTCTGGGACATTATTGGATACCATGCGGTTCAGACATATAATCAGCAGTAAGCTCGGAATTGATTCCTCCACCATTGAAGCAGAGGTAATAGGAGAACACGGCGATTCTATGATTCCGTTATGGAGCAGGGTAAAGGTCGGTGGCACTCCGTTGGAGGATTACCTGGATATGAAGGGACTGCTTATAAGCGCTGAAGACAAGATGGAAATTGCAAAAGAAACTGAAAGGGCAGGGTGGAACATAAGGCTTGGCAATGTGCATTCCTGTTATGGAATAGCCTTGTCTGCCGTTAAAATCATTGAATGCATTCTGGGCTTTTCAGAGGATATAGTATCTGTTTCTACGATGCTGAGGGGGGAATATGGGTTAAGTGATGTGTTTTTAAGTGTCCCTGTTCAACTAGGCAAAAGGGGAATAGAAAAGGTGAATATTTTGGATTTGTCTGAAGATGAGAAAGAGCTACTGGTTAAATCTGCTAAGATATTGACAAGCTATATTCGAGAAGCCGACAGTATGTTTTAA
- a CDS encoding aminopeptidase, with protein sequence MNKVMLEKYARLIVKAGINLQKGQILVISTPVSCADFTREIAEIAYKEGAKDVVINWRDDLFSRIRFLHAPEEVFEEFPQWRKEFYVSYARLGAAFLTIEDDDPEVMKDVNPERIMKNIRTTQTAVKEYRDRLMSNKNPWCVVAIPSAAWAKMVFPEVSEVEAVERLWQEIFKTVKADTEDPVAAWEEHKSNLKRSLGFLNTNNFKLLRYKNSLGTDLTVELPDGHVWLGGSEYTPENLEFIANMPTEEVFTLPKKSGINGRVVSSKPLSYNGSIIDRFSITFKDGRIVDYTAEKGYDTLKSIIETDEGAHYLGEVALVPYDSPISKSGILFYNTLFDENASCHLAIGKAYPICIKNSDGMTKEQLENAGVNDSFMHVDFMVGSRDLEITGTTTEGKEVPVFRNGNFAF encoded by the coding sequence ATGAATAAAGTTATGCTAGAAAAGTATGCCCGCCTTATTGTAAAGGCCGGGATAAATCTTCAGAAGGGGCAGATACTCGTAATCAGTACACCCGTAAGTTGCGCGGATTTTACAAGGGAAATAGCCGAAATCGCCTACAAGGAAGGGGCAAAGGATGTAGTAATTAATTGGAGAGATGATTTATTCTCAAGAATCAGGTTCTTACATGCTCCAGAGGAGGTTTTTGAAGAGTTTCCTCAGTGGAGAAAGGAGTTCTATGTATCTTATGCCAGGTTAGGCGCTGCATTTTTGACAATTGAGGATGATGATCCAGAGGTAATGAAGGATGTAAACCCTGAGAGAATAATGAAGAACATCAGAACAACTCAAACAGCAGTAAAAGAATATAGGGATAGACTTATGAGCAACAAAAATCCATGGTGTGTAGTAGCAATTCCTTCAGCAGCATGGGCTAAAATGGTTTTCCCGGAAGTTTCAGAAGTGGAAGCGGTAGAGAGACTTTGGCAGGAGATATTTAAGACAGTCAAGGCAGATACAGAAGACCCTGTTGCTGCGTGGGAAGAGCATAAAAGCAATCTTAAGCGCAGTTTAGGCTTTTTAAATACCAATAACTTTAAGCTGCTGCGTTATAAAAATTCATTAGGTACTGATTTGACAGTTGAGCTTCCTGATGGTCATGTATGGCTGGGTGGCTCCGAGTACACACCCGAAAACCTTGAATTCATTGCCAATATGCCAACGGAAGAAGTATTCACTTTACCCAAAAAGTCAGGGATTAATGGCAGAGTAGTAAGCAGCAAGCCTCTTAGCTACAATGGCAGTATCATTGACAGGTTTTCAATTACTTTTAAAGACGGAAGAATTGTGGATTATACTGCGGAGAAGGGTTATGATACTTTAAAAAGCATTATCGAAACAGATGAAGGAGCCCATTATCTTGGGGAAGTTGCATTGGTTCCATATGACTCACCGATATCAAAATCAGGAATATTGTTCTACAATACACTTTTCGATGAAAATGCGTCCTGTCATCTGGCAATAGGAAAGGCATACCCAATATGTATAAAGAACAGTGATGGCATGACAAAGGAACAGCTGGAGAATGCAGGAGTAAATGATTCCTTTATGCATGTAGACTTTATGGTTGGATCACGGGACCTTGAAATAACAGGAACTACAACAGAGGGAAAAGAAGTGCCTGTATTTAGGAATGGCAACTTTGCATTCTAG
- a CDS encoding 4Fe-4S dicluster domain-containing protein, whose translation MSHVVGKSAYKSLEERLNRFPQGAPPSETLYKILSMLFSEKEAELAAQLPIKPFTAKAAAAIWKINEVQAQLILEELASRAILLDTEHEGVLKYVLPPPMAGFIEFSLMRTRGDIDQKLLGELYYQYLNVEEDFIKELFFGTETKLGRVFVLEEVLSRDNEVNILDFERASHIINSASHIGISTCYCRHKMQHVGRACDAPMEICMTFDNTAASLIKHNHARKVDAVECMELLHQAYESKLVQCGENVRSGVTFICNCCGCCCEAMVAARKFGMLHPVQTTGFIPSVSGDKCIECGKCIKACPIGVIEADAANSKVSINKEVCLGCGICARSCPRSAIELERRTEKIITPVNSVHRIVLMAIEKGTLQNLIFDNHAFASHRAMAAILSAILKLPPLKQVMASRQMKSVYLDRLISKLS comes from the coding sequence ATGTCTCACGTGGTCGGGAAGTCTGCATATAAGAGCTTGGAGGAGAGACTGAACAGGTTTCCCCAGGGAGCACCACCCTCTGAAACTCTATATAAAATCCTAAGCATGCTGTTTAGTGAAAAAGAGGCGGAGCTTGCAGCGCAACTGCCTATAAAGCCCTTTACAGCGAAAGCTGCCGCAGCAATATGGAAAATCAATGAGGTTCAGGCCCAGCTGATTCTGGAAGAGCTGGCCAGTAGGGCTATACTTCTTGATACTGAACATGAGGGAGTTCTGAAGTATGTGCTTCCCCCACCCATGGCAGGCTTTATAGAATTTTCGCTGATGAGGACCAGAGGTGACATAGACCAGAAGCTTTTAGGCGAACTATACTATCAGTATTTGAACGTGGAAGAGGATTTCATAAAGGAACTGTTTTTTGGTACCGAAACCAAGCTCGGAAGAGTTTTTGTACTAGAGGAAGTGCTTTCAAGGGATAATGAAGTTAACATATTGGATTTTGAAAGAGCCAGTCATATAATCAATAGCGCCTCTCACATTGGCATAAGCACTTGCTACTGCCGTCACAAAATGCAGCATGTAGGACGGGCATGTGACGCGCCTATGGAGATATGCATGACCTTCGATAATACGGCAGCTTCACTGATTAAGCATAATCATGCAAGAAAGGTTGATGCGGTTGAATGCATGGAGCTTTTGCACCAAGCCTATGAAAGCAAGCTTGTGCAATGCGGCGAAAATGTAAGAAGTGGCGTTACCTTCATATGCAATTGCTGCGGCTGCTGCTGCGAGGCGATGGTAGCAGCACGCAAGTTCGGCATGCTTCATCCGGTCCAGACCACAGGCTTTATACCCAGCGTAAGCGGAGACAAATGCATCGAGTGCGGCAAATGCATCAAAGCCTGCCCTATCGGGGTAATTGAAGCTGATGCTGCAAATAGCAAAGTCAGTATAAACAAAGAGGTGTGCCTGGGCTGTGGTATATGTGCGAGGTCTTGCCCAAGAAGTGCTATTGAATTGGAAAGACGCACAGAAAAAATTATCACACCTGTCAACTCCGTGCATAGAATAGTCCTAATGGCTATTGAAAAAGGCACGCTTCAAAACCTGATTTTTGACAACCACGCATTTGCAAGTCATAGAGCCATGGCTGCAATATTGTCTGCGATACTGAAGCTTCCGCCTTTAAAGCAGGTCATGGCAAGCAGGCAAATGAAGTCTGTGTACCTTGATAGATTGATAAGCAAATTAAGTTAA
- a CDS encoding 5'-nucleotidase C-terminal domain-containing protein produces the protein MSQKIRKQICMFMVFVFLLASFLYAPLNIAQAEGEVITVAEAIANNSGTATVEGYIVAHTSGSKSFDFTAPFANDYNVALADSSTEDDTAKLLSVQLTTAFRAEFGLLSNPGNIGKKILVTGDLLAYNSVPGLKNPTAMEFVGDVEPPEDPEQVSIVDAKAMVGQTVIVKGVVTADNSAIGGGKLSTYIQDETAGINVFAYDPSGYPDLLEGDLIRVTGEIQEYKELTEIVPEIDGIEVLQTGQPLPEVSQITIADLNDAALAEPLEGQLVKVSGYIEEVPAAPAGGGYNISIIDEAFNGTTLRVMEGSLDVSNIQLNDWYEIIGILSQYNTYQLIPRKADDLVPSNPQPEDPSASGEYNSAIASIVDGDTLHLTTPVLGITKVRFVNVDAPETYDYPLATDADISQKEHGEAAKAYLNTLLEAGDEVIIKVGEEATDDYGRLLAQVIRKSDGLNINLEMVEEGYASSYFIWPIGDDYEVYSQAAKTAYDARLGIWNETNPLLELPFVFRAREQGKGLLRYVGNYYTGKYVVPEEWAKIPVEARVFFVSAEEAEANGYAPMGDEVQENIKVQILGANDLHGKIDVTSTVTVRPGVSFGRADYLAAYLRQREADNPNTFIIHSGDMIGGSSPVSALLQDEPTVEIMESIGFDVGTIGNHELDEGIDELLRIVNGGEHENGTDDYDGMNFPLIAANIEYKDSGELVFEPYEIKEVDGVKIGFIGVATTATPANVMPEGIANLVFTDEADAIDKYVSELQAQGIEAIIVIAHVSGEQDGDSVKGVISGIANSISDAVDVVYSGHSHTRVDGLVDSKLIVQAWEYGNAFADIDLEIDPVTKDVVSKSAEIVEVIQGQIEPDNEVAAILEKYEQEVASKVNAEVATSDFPMLKGYPTKGVIGDMALGNFIADGMKYVMNADFALMNGGGVRDNIDAGPVTWGELFNVQPFGNTLVKVDVTGQQLEEILNAMISPSYGPDSFIGGARYTWSTATNKIVNLYDEDGKKLDPDTTYSLVVNNYMYTQTTNKYKLIKIYGQNFEQGPEDITATVEFAKSFTDPIRYEADGRMSTDLTAPVTTYIVPEGAVGEGIYNNQNVRISFAAADTGIGVKNILYRQNGGEWAEGIEAVVAAEGRNVLEFKSIDKVYNEEATQAVIVNIDKTAPIIAAPDRIEIYHYEALETRIEAADSFSGLQKLTVTLDGDPVSAEITAAPLTLALGSHRIDVTAIDRAGNAAIKTITVEVITDTNHLDELLNKGLELKLISDNGIYNGLMAKVEAAQGAADDKTRSNILNALLNQVKAQSGIKIEKGFADLLIGDISSIRNSLK, from the coding sequence GTGAGCCAAAAAATCAGAAAGCAAATCTGCATGTTTATGGTGTTTGTGTTCCTATTGGCATCCTTTCTTTACGCACCTCTAAACATTGCACAGGCTGAGGGGGAAGTAATAACAGTTGCAGAAGCCATTGCAAACAATTCGGGTACAGCAACGGTGGAGGGCTATATTGTAGCCCATACGTCAGGAAGCAAGAGCTTTGATTTCACAGCACCCTTTGCCAATGACTACAATGTTGCTTTGGCAGATTCTTCGACAGAGGATGATACTGCAAAACTTTTATCAGTTCAACTAACAACAGCATTTAGAGCAGAGTTTGGATTATTGAGCAATCCCGGAAATATCGGGAAAAAGATTCTTGTCACCGGAGATTTACTGGCGTATAATTCCGTGCCGGGACTCAAAAATCCAACTGCAATGGAATTTGTCGGAGACGTTGAACCTCCAGAAGATCCGGAACAGGTTTCGATTGTCGATGCAAAAGCCATGGTTGGGCAGACTGTTATAGTAAAAGGGGTAGTGACTGCAGATAATTCAGCAATCGGAGGAGGGAAGCTTTCCACTTACATACAGGATGAGACCGCAGGTATTAATGTTTTTGCATATGACCCTTCTGGTTACCCTGACCTTCTAGAGGGAGACCTGATCCGTGTCACGGGTGAAATCCAGGAATACAAGGAGCTAACCGAGATAGTTCCTGAGATAGACGGAATAGAAGTGCTTCAAACTGGTCAACCGCTCCCGGAAGTAAGCCAAATCACCATTGCAGACCTGAATGATGCCGCTTTGGCAGAGCCCCTGGAAGGCCAGCTGGTGAAAGTGTCGGGATACATTGAAGAAGTACCGGCAGCTCCAGCGGGAGGCGGCTACAACATTTCCATAATAGATGAAGCTTTTAATGGAACGACGCTTCGAGTTATGGAAGGCTCACTTGATGTAAGCAATATTCAACTGAATGATTGGTATGAAATTATTGGGATTCTAAGCCAGTATAATACCTATCAATTGATCCCAAGAAAAGCTGATGACCTTGTGCCCTCAAATCCCCAACCGGAGGATCCGTCTGCTTCAGGGGAATATAACTCAGCAATTGCCAGTATAGTGGATGGTGATACTCTTCATCTGACAACACCGGTGCTTGGTATAACTAAGGTAAGGTTCGTAAATGTGGATGCACCGGAGACATACGATTATCCTCTGGCAACGGATGCTGACATAAGTCAGAAGGAACATGGTGAAGCAGCAAAGGCATATCTAAATACGCTTTTAGAAGCCGGAGATGAAGTAATAATAAAGGTTGGAGAAGAAGCCACAGATGACTATGGGCGTCTATTAGCCCAAGTAATAAGAAAATCCGATGGCTTGAATATAAACCTTGAAATGGTGGAAGAAGGCTATGCATCAAGCTATTTCATATGGCCTATAGGCGATGATTATGAAGTATATTCGCAGGCTGCCAAGACTGCCTATGATGCAAGACTGGGAATTTGGAATGAGACAAATCCTCTCTTGGAGCTGCCTTTCGTATTCAGGGCAAGGGAGCAGGGAAAGGGCCTGTTGAGGTATGTGGGCAATTATTATACCGGGAAGTATGTAGTCCCAGAGGAGTGGGCAAAGATACCTGTCGAGGCAAGAGTATTCTTCGTATCTGCTGAAGAAGCAGAGGCGAATGGGTATGCACCAATGGGAGATGAGGTGCAGGAAAATATCAAGGTTCAAATCTTGGGAGCAAATGACCTGCACGGTAAGATAGATGTTACATCAACGGTAACAGTTCGTCCGGGCGTAAGCTTCGGAAGAGCGGATTATCTTGCAGCTTACCTGCGGCAGAGAGAAGCTGACAATCCCAATACCTTTATCATCCACTCCGGCGATATGATAGGCGGAAGCTCTCCTGTATCGGCACTGCTGCAGGATGAACCCACAGTGGAAATAATGGAGTCTATTGGATTTGATGTAGGAACAATAGGTAATCACGAGCTGGATGAAGGTATAGATGAGCTGCTGCGAATAGTTAATGGTGGGGAACATGAGAATGGAACTGACGACTATGATGGAATGAATTTCCCGTTAATTGCGGCTAATATTGAGTATAAAGACAGTGGCGAGCTGGTTTTTGAACCCTATGAAATAAAAGAAGTGGACGGAGTAAAGATAGGCTTCATAGGAGTTGCCACAACCGCCACTCCAGCGAATGTAATGCCCGAGGGCATAGCAAACCTGGTCTTCACCGATGAGGCAGATGCTATTGATAAATATGTATCTGAGCTTCAAGCCCAGGGAATAGAAGCAATTATAGTGATTGCACATGTTTCCGGTGAACAGGATGGGGATTCGGTCAAGGGGGTAATTTCTGGAATTGCGAATAGTATAAGTGATGCAGTTGATGTCGTTTATTCAGGCCACAGCCATACGAGAGTGGACGGTTTGGTGGACAGCAAGCTCATAGTTCAGGCATGGGAATATGGCAATGCATTTGCAGACATCGATCTGGAAATAGACCCGGTTACAAAGGATGTAGTGAGTAAATCCGCAGAGATTGTTGAAGTAATACAGGGGCAGATAGAGCCTGACAATGAAGTTGCTGCTATTCTCGAAAAATATGAACAGGAAGTAGCGTCAAAAGTAAATGCAGAAGTAGCAACATCGGATTTTCCTATGCTGAAGGGATACCCTACAAAGGGAGTAATAGGTGACATGGCACTTGGAAATTTCATAGCAGATGGGATGAAATATGTCATGAATGCTGATTTTGCACTTATGAATGGCGGGGGCGTTCGAGATAATATTGATGCCGGACCTGTCACATGGGGAGAATTGTTTAATGTCCAGCCCTTTGGAAATACTCTGGTGAAAGTAGACGTGACGGGACAGCAGCTTGAGGAAATATTAAATGCTATGATTAGTCCCAGCTACGGTCCCGATTCCTTTATTGGAGGCGCCCGATATACCTGGAGTACAGCAACAAACAAGATAGTTAATTTGTATGATGAAGACGGGAAAAAGCTTGATCCAGATACAACATACTCATTGGTAGTAAACAATTACATGTATACTCAGACAACAAATAAATACAAGCTGATAAAGATATATGGACAGAATTTTGAGCAAGGTCCTGAAGATATTACTGCCACTGTTGAATTTGCGAAGAGTTTTACTGACCCTATTCGCTATGAAGCGGATGGAAGAATGAGCACAGATTTAACAGCGCCTGTTACAACCTATATAGTGCCAGAAGGAGCAGTTGGAGAGGGCATATATAACAATCAGAATGTCAGGATCTCCTTTGCTGCTGCGGATACAGGCATTGGTGTTAAGAACATATTGTATCGGCAAAATGGCGGTGAATGGGCTGAAGGCATAGAAGCTGTTGTTGCTGCTGAGGGAAGAAACGTATTGGAGTTTAAATCAATAGATAAGGTATATAACGAGGAGGCAACACAGGCTGTTATAGTTAATATTGACAAGACTGCTCCAATCATTGCAGCACCGGATAGAATTGAGATTTATCATTATGAAGCACTGGAGACAAGGATTGAAGCTGCTGATTCTTTTAGCGGACTGCAGAAACTAACAGTAACCCTTGATGGAGATCCTGTCAGTGCGGAAATAACTGCAGCACCACTGACTCTTGCTCTTGGAAGCCACAGAATTGATGTGACCGCAATAGACAGGGCAGGTAATGCGGCAATTAAAACAATTACAGTGGAAGTAATTACGGATACCAATCACCTGGATGAGCTTCTGAACAAAGGCTTGGAGCTAAAGCTCATCAGTGACAATGGAATATACAACGGACTGATGGCAAAGGTGGAAGCTGCTCAAGGAGCGGCAGATGACAAAACAAGGTCGAATATTCTGAATGCCCTGCTTAACCAGGTCAAGGCACAGTCAGGTATAAAGATTGAAAAAGGTTTTGCGGACTTGCTGATTGGCGATATTTCCAGTATTCGAAACAGCTTAAAATAG